A genome region from Leptidea sinapis chromosome 34, ilLepSina1.1, whole genome shotgun sequence includes the following:
- the LOC126974887 gene encoding uncharacterized protein LOC126974887 — MVNYKRVVCEVAILSAILTIAFAAPTPDCPEKHFDQRQNGTENYRLNIDGVVIAVAPAESLLAAVSDIDLSDLIDLEDLNELQKPKPQKPQYQKPENKPDDVKPDTSKPEETINDVPVSSEPSSQKKNASLRKQEKSQRLKYRLANMLLPLLRKNRHH; from the exons ATGGTCAACTACAAGAGAGTTGTCTGCGAGGTCGCAATACTTTCTGCGATCTTGACGATCGCTTTCGCTGCGCCGACTCCAGATTGTCCGGAGAAACATTTTGATCAAAGACAGAATGGTACTGAGAATTATCGGCTTAACATCGACGGTGTGGTAATCGCCGTTGCACCTGCCGAGTCGCTATTGGCTGCAGTGTCCGACATAGACCTCAGCGATTTAATTGATCTGGAAGACCTGAATGAACTACAGAAGCCGAAACCGCAAAAGCCCCAATATCAGAAACCTGAAAACAAACCTGATGATGTTAAGCCCGATACATCTAAGCCCGAAGAGACGATCAACGATGTTCCAGTTAGCTCGGAGCCCAGTAGTCAGAAGAAAAACGCGTCTTTAAGGAAACAAGAAAAATCGCAAAG ATTGAAGTATCGACTCGCAAATATGCTGCTTCCGTTATTGAGAAAAAATCGCCATCATTAA